The following proteins are encoded in a genomic region of Pikeienuella piscinae:
- a CDS encoding DUF983 domain-containing protein: MPEHSDLAPRPLGAALAKGWRRRCPRCGGGQLFDGYLAVRDNCDICGEALYHHRADDAPSWLTILVTGHLVAPLMIIAYQLNVLPDWSHAVIWPVVALTLVIVLLPRVKGGIVAFQWANRMHGFETALPDTGS, from the coding sequence ATGCCCGAACATTCCGACCTCGCCCCTCGCCCGCTCGGCGCCGCCCTCGCCAAGGGCTGGCGGCGACGTTGTCCGCGCTGCGGCGGCGGCCAGCTATTCGACGGTTATCTCGCAGTGCGCGACAATTGCGACATCTGCGGCGAGGCGCTGTATCATCATCGTGCGGACGATGCGCCAAGCTGGCTCACAATTCTCGTCACCGGGCACTTGGTCGCGCCGCTGATGATCATCGCCTACCAGCTCAACGTGTTGCCGGACTGGTCGCATGCGGTGATCTGGCCGGTGGTCGCGCTGACCCTCGTGATCGTCCTGCTGCCGCGGGTCAAGGGCGGCATCGTCGCATTTCAATGGGCGAACAGGATGCACGGTTTCGAAACCGCGCTGCCCGATACAGGGTCCTGA
- a CDS encoding MFS transporter: MPPATGDPVAPEAPSGRARGMIAAIAAVSIFAFGLSLSLPLFSILLERMGASGVAIGLNTAAAAVAVVLGGAALPFALQRVSLPGLMALGIAVMASLLLIFPLVPNIWVWMGLRFVFGFAAVALFFCSEIWIVSAAPPGKRGLAIGVYGVFLSIGFFAGPALLKLIGTAGYTPFVAGAAISLLAAPPVLFAWRDRPNLAGTGDGASLGDVFRFFRADPAILWAVSLFGTIEMGAMGLFPVWALRTGVDEQAALTLVALIAAGNVVMQIPMGWVGDRLDRRRLLGFCALVSCAAAALFPALAGSTWALWVTTAIWGGLVVGLYTFALNELGSRYSGAELARATGALMSAYGLGALLAPPLLGAAMDMVPPHGMFFLLAAASAAYVALLALRPRRI, encoded by the coding sequence ATGCCCCCGGCGACCGGCGATCCGGTTGCGCCGGAAGCTCCGTCCGGGCGGGCGCGGGGAATGATCGCCGCCATCGCCGCGGTCTCGATATTCGCGTTCGGACTCTCGCTCTCGCTGCCGCTTTTCTCGATCCTGCTGGAGCGGATGGGCGCCTCCGGCGTCGCCATCGGGCTCAACACGGCGGCGGCGGCGGTAGCGGTCGTGCTTGGCGGCGCCGCCCTTCCGTTCGCGCTTCAGCGCGTTTCGCTGCCGGGGTTGATGGCGCTCGGAATTGCCGTGATGGCGTCGCTTCTGCTGATCTTTCCGCTCGTCCCGAATATCTGGGTCTGGATGGGCCTGCGCTTCGTCTTCGGTTTCGCCGCTGTCGCGCTGTTCTTCTGTTCGGAAATCTGGATCGTTTCCGCCGCACCGCCCGGGAAGCGCGGGCTGGCGATCGGAGTCTACGGGGTATTCCTTTCGATCGGTTTTTTCGCCGGCCCGGCGCTTTTGAAACTGATCGGCACGGCGGGCTACACGCCCTTCGTCGCCGGCGCCGCGATCTCGCTTCTCGCCGCGCCGCCGGTTCTGTTCGCCTGGCGCGACCGGCCGAATCTGGCTGGGACCGGCGACGGCGCCTCTCTCGGTGATGTATTCCGCTTCTTCCGGGCCGATCCCGCGATTCTCTGGGCGGTTAGCCTCTTCGGGACGATCGAGATGGGCGCGATGGGCCTTTTCCCGGTCTGGGCGCTGCGCACAGGCGTCGACGAGCAGGCGGCGCTGACCTTGGTCGCTCTGATCGCCGCCGGCAATGTGGTGATGCAGATTCCGATGGGCTGGGTCGGGGACCGGCTGGACCGGCGTCGCCTCCTCGGTTTTTGCGCGCTTGTCTCATGCGCCGCCGCGGCGCTTTTCCCGGCGCTCGCCGGCTCGACCTGGGCGCTTTGGGTCACCACAGCGATCTGGGGCGGGCTCGTCGTCGGGCTCTACACATTCGCGCTCAATGAGCTTGGCTCGCGGTATTCGGGGGCCGAACTGGCGCGCGCCACAGGGGCGTTGATGTCCGCCTACGGGCTTGGCGCGCTTCTGGCGCCGCCGCTTCTGGGCGCGGCGATGGATATGGTTCCGCCGCACGGCATGTTCTTTTTGCTGGCGGCCGCCTCTGCGGCCTATGTCGCGCTCCTCGCGCTCCGGCCGCGGCGGATCTGA
- a CDS encoding EF-hand domain-containing protein has translation MKKTAKTLSSAALIAATAAAAYGVALANDGDHGRHDRAERRAEMIERMFTRLDANEDGAIDMAEVEAAQAARFSAVDTDGDGMISADEMKAHAAERAAKRAETRFAKLDANGDGGVDPTEMAAKRKGRHKGMFERMDADGDGRVTKEEATAAKQHRHHHGKRDAD, from the coding sequence ATGAAGAAGACCGCGAAGACCCTTTCGAGCGCCGCCCTGATCGCAGCGACCGCCGCCGCCGCCTACGGAGTCGCTCTGGCCAATGACGGCGACCACGGGCGTCATGACCGCGCCGAACGGCGGGCGGAAATGATCGAGCGCATGTTCACGCGACTGGACGCCAACGAGGACGGCGCGATCGACATGGCCGAGGTGGAGGCGGCGCAGGCGGCTCGCTTCTCCGCTGTCGACACCGACGGCGACGGAATGATCTCGGCCGACGAAATGAAAGCCCATGCCGCCGAGCGCGCCGCGAAACGCGCCGAAACGCGGTTCGCGAAGCTTGACGCGAATGGCGACGGCGGCGTTGATCCGACAGAGATGGCGGCGAAGCGCAAAGGTCGCCACAAGGGCATGTTCGAGCGGATGGACGCCGATGGCGACGGCCGCGTGACCAAGGAGGAGGCGACCGCGGCGAAACAGCACCGCCATCACCATGGGAAACGCGACGCCGATTGA
- a CDS encoding NUDIX hydrolase, translated as MTEIKSPRHAATLVLIRDTPAGPRVLMGQRGAGAAFMPSKYVFPGGAVDDADHALAPRFDVHEADEERLRARADPAVTPAALALAALRETWEETGLALGSPDSGAAALAKSAAGDWRGFFASGLRPATTGIRFIFRAITPPARSRRFDARFFLADAGLIAGDPDDLSNADGELAHLRWLTLADARSLDLPFITEVVLSEVEARLKAPDMPRPTPFFHHDEGRSHLDHL; from the coding sequence ATGACTGAGATCAAATCCCCTCGCCACGCTGCGACGCTTGTCCTCATCCGCGACACCCCCGCCGGGCCGCGCGTCCTGATGGGACAGCGCGGGGCGGGCGCAGCCTTCATGCCCTCGAAATACGTGTTTCCGGGCGGTGCCGTAGATGACGCGGATCACGCGCTGGCGCCCCGGTTCGACGTGCATGAAGCGGATGAGGAGCGCCTGCGCGCCCGCGCCGACCCGGCGGTGACGCCAGCCGCGCTCGCGCTCGCCGCGCTTCGCGAAACCTGGGAGGAGACAGGGCTTGCGCTCGGCTCCCCGGACTCCGGAGCGGCGGCGCTGGCGAAGTCCGCAGCGGGTGACTGGCGCGGCTTCTTCGCCTCAGGACTTCGCCCGGCCACCACCGGGATCCGGTTCATTTTCCGCGCGATCACGCCGCCGGCGCGCTCGCGCCGGTTCGATGCGCGGTTCTTTCTGGCTGACGCGGGGCTGATCGCCGGCGATCCTGACGATCTCAGCAACGCGGACGGTGAACTCGCTCATCTGCGCTGGCTGACGCTGGCCGATGCGCGCTCGCTTGACCTGCCGTTCATCACCGAAGTGGTGCTGTCCGAGGTCGAGGCGCGGTTGAAGGCGCCCGATATGCCGCGTCCGACGCCGTTCTTCCATCATGATGAGGGGCGTTCGCACCTCGACCACCTCTGA
- the rpmG gene encoding 50S ribosomal protein L33, translating to MAKPTTVKIRLNSTAGTGHFYVTKKNSRTMTEKMAVRKYDPVARKHVEYKEGKIK from the coding sequence ATGGCGAAACCGACGACCGTCAAGATCCGGCTCAATTCCACCGCCGGAACCGGACATTTCTACGTGACCAAGAAGAACTCCCGCACCATGACCGAGAAGATGGCGGTGCGAAAATATGATCCGGTCGCGCGCAAGCATGTCGAGTACAAGGAAGGCAAGATCAAGTAA